The following are encoded together in the Oncorhynchus masou masou isolate Uvic2021 chromosome 5, UVic_Omas_1.1, whole genome shotgun sequence genome:
- the LOC135536540 gene encoding 5-demethoxyubiquinone hydroxylase, mitochondrial-like, giving the protein MQRAVFAHIALHDWTHVFSPLRIGQCCLKHRALPVQLSSRAYSVIPPPRDEAEKALLHSMLRVDHAGEYGANRIYAGQMAVLGRSQTGPLIQEMWDQEKKHLAKFNEILAENRVRPTLLLPLWNVAGFLLGAGTALLGKEGAMACTVAVEESISEHYNSQIRALMEEDPDRYVELLKLIKEFRDDEMEHHDTGLEHDAESLPGYNLLKSAIQLGCTAAIFVSQRL; this is encoded by the exons ATGCAACGAGCCGTTTTTGCACACATTGCATTGCATGACTGGACGCATGTTTTCAGTCCTTTGAGGATAGGACAATGTTGTTTGAAGCACAGAG CACTACCAGTACAGCTCAGTTCTCGGGCATACAGTGTGATACCGCCCCCGCGCGACGAAGCAGAGAAGGCTCTGCTGCACAGTATGTTGCGGGTGGACCACGCAGGGGAATACGGTGCCAACCGCATCTACGCCGGCCAGATGGCAGTGTTGGGAAGGTCACAGACAGGACCGCTTATTCAG GAAATGTGGGATCAAGAGAAGAAGCATCTTGCCAAATTCAATGAGATCCTTGCAGAGAACAGAGTTCGCCCAACGTTGCTGTTGCCCCTCTGGAACGTTGCAGGTTTTTTACTTG GAGCGGGCACCGCTCTACTGGGTAAAGAAGGGGCCATGGCCTGTACTGTGGCTGTGGAGGAGAGCATCTCGGAGCACTACAACAGCCAGATCAGAGCCCTCATGGAGGAGGACCCAGACAGATACGTAGAGCTGTTAAAA TTAATAAAGGAATTCCGAGATGATGAGATGGAACATCATGATACAGGACTGGAGCACGATGCTGAATCT CTACCCGGATACAATCTTTTGAAGAGTGCAATACAACTTGGCTGCACAGCCGCAATATTTGTGTCTCAGCGCCTATAA